Proteins encoded by one window of Cucurbita pepo subsp. pepo cultivar mu-cu-16 chromosome LG14, ASM280686v2, whole genome shotgun sequence:
- the LOC111809731 gene encoding probable membrane-associated kinase regulator 6, producing METSQPLSIDSFSYSWLVNIKPSLDSSGNNSFRTSLDASDEASSFIEMDPRMPPSKRFFRNSQDFKFDFPVSPPSLTFVHADQLISNGCLVPFFIDPVKVQKYEDEDFNSNFPKSSHTENNTHPANTSDCSSMRKCRKLSKKVLQKYFSFFKPLYQRIRGHRASSSKPEHVGRRSKSMKNWEYSYDASPRISVAYSADDWRRSCDSESSIYEAVLHCKKSIGGRD from the exons ATGGAGACATCCCAGCCTCTTTCTATTGATAGCTTTTCATATAGTTGGCTAGTGAATATAAAGCCATCTCTAGATAGCTCAGGCAACAACTCCTTTAGGACCTCTCTCGACGCTTCCGATGAAGCCTCCTCCTTCATCGAGATGGACCCGAGAATGCCACCGTCCAAGAGATTTTTTAGGAATTCTcaagatttcaaatttgacTTCCCTGTCTCACCGCCTTCTCTCACTTTTGTACATGCCGACCAGCTGATTTCCAATGGTTGCCTTGTGCCTTTTTTCATTGACCCAGTGAAAGTTCAGAAATACGAGGATGAagatttcaattcaaattttccaaaatCTTCCCATACAGAAAACAACACCCATCCAGCCAATACTTCTGACTGTTCGTCGATGAGAAAGTGTCGGAAACTATCGAAAAAAGTATTGCAGAagtattttagttttttcaaGCCGTTGTACCAAAGAATCCGAGGCCATAGAGCATCAAGCTCCAAACCAGAACATGTTGGTAGAAGATCCAAATCTATGAAGAATTGGGAATATTCATACGACGCATCGCCACGAATAAGTGTAGCTTACTCTGCCGATGATTGGCGAAGATCCTGTGATTCTGAGAGCTCAATCTACGAGGCAGTCCTCCATTGCAAGAAATCTATAG GAGGACGAGATTGA
- the LOC111810588 gene encoding reticulon-like protein B1, which translates to MADQPGGLDSVIDKISGKIDGYNSSSSSGSDDGHPSKINAVKSHVFRLFGRDKPVHTVLGGGKPADVLLWRNKKNSAGILGGATALWILFELLEYQLITLVCHILILVLALVFTRSYASSFINKSPPQIPDFRLPEDRLLEVVSAMRIKINHVISNLRNIASGRDLKKFLRAFIGLWVLSMVGSWCNFLTLLYTSVVLLHTVPVLYEKYDDQVDAFAEKALIEFKKQYAVFNAEVLSKIPMGALKEKKKD; encoded by the exons ATGGCTGACCAACCAGGCGGGCTGGATTCGGTTATTGACAAGATCTCCGGTAAGATCGACGGCTAcaattcttcctcttcctccggCTCTGATGATGGCCACCCTTCAAAAATCAATGCTGTAAAATCCCACGTTTTTAGGCTCTTCGGTAGAGATAAGCCCGTTCACACGGTCTTGGGCGGTGGAAAAC CTGCTGATGTTCTTCTTTggaggaacaagaagaacTCTGCAGGCATCCTTGGGGGTGCCACCGCCTTGTGGATTCTTTTTGAGCTGCTTGAGTACCAATTAATCACTCTCGTATGCCATATATTAATTCTTGTACTGGCTCTAGTTTTCACGCGGTCTTATGCCAGTTCGTTTATCAACAA GTCCCCACCGCAAATCCCAGATTTTAGACTTCCTGAAGATCGTCTACTCGAGGTTGTCTCTGCAATGAGAATCAAAATCAACCATGTAATCTCCAATTTACGTAACATTGCTTCTGGGAGAGATTTGAAGAAATTCCTCCGT GCTTTTATTGGCTTATGGGTTCTATCAATGGTTGGAAGCTGGTGCAATTTTCTGACCTTGTTATACACAT CCGTTGTATTGCTACACACTGTGCCAGTGCTATATGAGAAGTATGATGACCAGGTTGACGCATTTGCTGAGAAGGCTTTGATAGAGTTCAAGAAGCAGTATGCTGTATTTAACGCCGAAGTTCTGAGTAAAATCCCTATGGGGGCActtaaagagaagaaaaaggattaG
- the LOC111810261 gene encoding probable membrane-associated kinase regulator 5 produces MEALDFVKLHNLYAHFSSIVETAYNLNRSDNHDEDSFFDLDFVSLPTSETGKSPDEKNLTRSGENELCFAQRNLLRSQSDLISKRKILPIELSTKPESPVSVSILKSAPRLSISLFKKPKLMAKQKTDETESSSLKLQSTESKRFAFKLNRLNSSRNNNRIDASERQSKRFYGEGIQKYLKLIKPLYVKVSRKQNYRSSPVSSPVTSIDEKQRNIAIGIRVVCKRLGKSKSSSSATGMAVSPTNRRDDSLLQQDDGIESAILHCKRSFSASRDDVDGTCDDNLFGTGDLQKQKAGTDAFSEAKQGEQR; encoded by the exons ATGGAAGCTCTCGACTTCGTTAAGCTCCATAATCTCTACGCCCATTTTTCCTCTATTGTTGAAACTGCATATAATCTGAATCGTTCTGACAATCACGATGAAGATTCATTCTTCGATTTAGATTTCGTCTCTCTTCCAACATCAGAAACCGGCAAATCTCCCGACGAGAAGAATCTCACACGCTCTGGCGAGAATGAACTCTGTTTCGCTCAACGGAATCTTCTTCGCTCCCAATCTGATCTCATCTCCAAACGAAAAATCCTTCCGATTGAACTCAGTACGAAGCCAGAGTCTCCGGTTTCAGTTTCGATTCTAAAATCGGCACCTAGACTCTCAATTTCCTTGTTCAAGAAGCCGAAATTAATGGCGAAACAGAAGACGGACGAAACAGAGTCGTCGTCACTCAAATTACAGAGCACAGAGAGCAAACGATTCGCCTTCAAACTGAACAGACTTAACAGTTCAAGAAACAATAATCGAATTGATGCATCTGAGCGTCAATCGAAGAGATTCTACGGAGAAGGAATACAGAAGTATCTGAAATTAATCAAGCCTCTGTATGTGAAAGTTTCGAGGAAACAAAACTACAGATCGTCGCCGGTATCTTCACCGGTGACATCGATTGATGAGAAGCAGAGGAATATCGCGATAGGCATTCGAGTGGTTTGTAAGCGTCTAGGGAAGAgtaaatcatcatcatcagcGACTGGAATGGCCGTATCGCCGACGAATCGGCGAGACGATTCACTTTTGCAGCAAGACGACGGGATTGAGAGCGCGATTTTGCACTGCAAAAGGTCTTTCAGCGCTAGCAGAG ATGATGTTGATGGAACTTGTGACGATAATCTGTTCGGGACTGGCGATTTGCAGAAGCAGAAGGCGGGAACAGATGCTTTCTCAGAAGCCAAACAAGGCGAACAGcgttga
- the LOC111809663 gene encoding ABC transporter G family member 8-like yields MEEDQPRPPPPPSRSYTLTASSISYAKSTAAATVSSYSWFKSCTAAEPTYIIRDISFTAHPSQILAIVGPSGAGKSTLLDILAARTSPTHGVLLLNSAPLNPSTFRKLSAYVPQHDACLPLLTVSETFAFAARLLLPEKSQILATVNSLLADLNLTHVANTRLVSGLSGGERRRVSIGLSLLHDPAILLLDEPTSGLDSASAFNVISTLKSICVSRNRTVVLSIHQPSYRILSAIDEILLLCEGSVIHHGTVSSLESFLVSKEFCIPPQLNPLEFAMEILNQLTPCSTSDSSPVVANDVITGPNYKDNQIKYRSSRLHEILTLHWRFWIIIFRTRQLLLTNTLEALIVGIVLGTIYINIGMDKAGIEKRFGLFAFTLTFLLSSTTETLPIFLNERPILLRETSGGVYRLSSYIIANTLVFLPYLLAIAVIYSVSVYFLVGLCATWQAFSYFVLVIWVIILMANSFVLFLSSLAPNFIAGTSLVTVLLAAFFLFSGYFISQESLPKFWVFMNFMSMYKYALDALLINEYSCLVSRCFIWFEEDRKECLVTGGDVLVKRGLEENQRWRNVYALVAFFVFYRLLCLLVLIRRVSTSKK; encoded by the exons ATGGAAGAAGACCAACCAcggccaccgccgccgccatcGAGAAGCTACACATTAACGGCATCGTCAATCTCCTACGCGAAATCCACGGCCGCTGCCACCGTGTCGTCGTACAGCTGGTTCAAATCCTGCACCGCCGCCGAACCCACCTATATTATCCGTGACATCTCATTCACAGCCCACCCTTCACAAATCCTCGCCATCGTTGGCCCAAGTGGCGCCGGAAAATCAACTCTCCTAGACATTCTCGCAGCCCGAACCTCGCCAACACACGGCGTCCTCCTCCTCAACTCCGCCCCTCTCAACCCTTCTACCTTCCGTAAACTCTCCGCTTACGTCCCACAGCACGACGCCTGTCTACCTCTCTTAACCGTCTCCGAGACCTTCGCCTTTGCCGCCCGCCTCCTCCTCCCAGAAAAATCCCAAATTCTCGCCACCGTCAACTCCCTTCTGGCAGACCTCAACCTCACCCACGTCGCCAACACCCGCCTCGTCTCTGGCCTATCAGGCGGAGAACGACGGCGAGTCTCAATCGGACTCAGCCTCCTCCACGATCCAGCCATTCTACTCCTGGACGAACCCACCTCCGGTCTCGACAGTGCATCAGCCTTCAACGTGATCTCAACGCTTAAATCCATCTGCGTATCGCGAAATCGGACGGTGGTGCTTTCAATTCACCAGCCAAGTTATCGAATTTTGTCGGCTATCGATGAGATTCTCTTACTCTGCGAAGGGTCCGTGATTCACCACGGGACTGTTTCGAGCCTCGAGAGCTTTTTGGTTTCCAAGGAATTTTGTATTCCTCCACAGCTTAATCCTTTGGAATTTGCTATGGAAATTCTGAACCAGCTCACGCCTTGTTCTACTTCAGATTCTTCGCCCGTCGTTGCTAATGACGTCATTACGGGCCCGAATTATAAAgacaatcaaatcaaatatagAAGCTCGAGATTGCATGAAATCTTGACCCTCCATTGGCGATTTTGGATCATCATTTTTAGAACCAGGCAGCTGCTTTTGACCAACACTTTGGAGGCGCTCATCGTTGGAATTGTTTTAG GTACAATTTACATAAACATCGGAATGGACAAGGCAGGGATAGAGAAAAGATTCGGTCTTTTCGCCTTCACACTAACATTCCTACTCTCTTCCACAACCGAAACTCTCCCCATTTTCCTCAACGAACGCCCAATTCTCCTCCGTGAAACCTCCGGCGGCGTCTACCGTCTCTCCTCCTACATAATCGCCAACACCCTCGTTTTCCTTCCCTATCTCCTCGCCATCGCCGTCATCTACTCTGTCTCCGTCTACTTTCTCGTCGGTCTATGCGCCACGTGGCAGGCTTTCTCCTACTTTGTCCTCGTGATTTGGGTCATCATTCTGATGGCCAATTCGTTTGTCTTGTTCTTGAGCTCGCTCGCTCCGAATTTCATCGCCGGGACGTCACTGGTTACCGTTCTCCTCGCCgcgtttttccttttctccgGCTACTTTATATCCCAGGAGAGCTTGCCCAAGTTCTGGGTGTTTATGAACTTCATGTCCATGTACAAGTACGCTCTGGACGCCTTGCTTATAAACGAATATTCCTGCTTGGTTTCCAGATGCTTCATTTGGTTTGAGGAGGATCGAAAGGAGTGTTTGGTTACCGGTGGAGATGTGTTGGTGAAGAGAGGGCTTGAGGAGAATCAACGGTGGAGGAATGTTTATGCTTTGGTCGcgttttttgtgttttatcGCCTTCTTTGCTTGCTTGTTTTGATTCGAAGGGTTTCCACATCTAagaaataa